The following are from one region of the Mesorhizobium sp. B4-1-4 genome:
- a CDS encoding MarR family winged helix-turn-helix transcriptional regulator yields MVAGPLPAPSGPGKDRLRLWIRLLRASRTIEAELRERLKKEFDTTLPRFDVMAALYRAPEGMLMSDLSRFLLVSNGNVTGIVDRLVSEGLVTRARRNGDRRTSMVRLTEEGSKAFATIAAAHEGWIGELLGKVSEEDARRLTGILTSFRSNWEGRE; encoded by the coding sequence ATGGTAGCCGGCCCCCTGCCCGCGCCATCGGGACCCGGCAAGGACCGGCTGCGGCTGTGGATCAGGCTGCTGCGCGCCTCGCGCACGATCGAGGCCGAACTGCGCGAGCGGCTGAAGAAGGAGTTCGATACGACGCTGCCCCGCTTCGACGTGATGGCGGCACTCTATCGCGCGCCCGAAGGCATGCTGATGAGCGATCTTTCGCGTTTCCTGCTGGTGTCCAACGGCAATGTCACCGGCATCGTCGATCGGCTCGTGTCGGAGGGACTTGTTACCCGCGCCCGCCGCAATGGCGACCGGCGAACCTCGATGGTGCGGCTGACCGAGGAGGGCTCCAAGGCCTTCGCCACCATCGCCGCGGCGCATGAGGGTTGGATCGGTGAATTGCTGGGCAAGGTCAGTGAAGAGGATGCACGCCGGCTGACAGGCATTCTGACCTCGTTCCGCAGCAACTGGGAGGGACGCGAATGA
- a CDS encoding enoyl-CoA hydratase family protein, with protein MTKMAGLKPQHFLWQVEGRIAKVRLDRPERKNPLTFDSYAELRDTFRDLVYADDVDAVVFLPNGGNFCSGGDVHDIIGPLVRMDMKELLAFTRMTGDFVKAMLNCGKPIIAAVDGVAVGAGAIIAMSSDIRIATPEAKTAFLFTRVGLAGCDMGACAILPRIIGQGRAAELLYTGRTMTAAEGERWGFYNRLVDAAALETDALDMAARIVSGPTFAHGITKTQLNQEWSMGLDQAIEAEAQAQAICMQTHDFERAYRAFVDKRKPVFEGN; from the coding sequence ATGACCAAAATGGCAGGCCTCAAGCCGCAGCATTTCCTATGGCAGGTCGAAGGCAGGATCGCGAAGGTCAGGCTTGACCGTCCCGAGCGCAAGAATCCGCTGACCTTCGACAGCTATGCCGAACTTCGCGACACGTTCCGCGACCTCGTCTACGCCGACGACGTCGACGCCGTGGTGTTCCTGCCCAATGGCGGCAATTTCTGCTCGGGCGGCGACGTCCACGACATTATCGGCCCGCTGGTCAGGATGGACATGAAGGAACTGCTCGCCTTCACCCGCATGACCGGCGATTTCGTCAAGGCGATGCTGAATTGCGGCAAGCCGATCATCGCGGCGGTCGATGGCGTGGCGGTCGGCGCCGGCGCCATCATCGCCATGAGCTCCGACATCCGCATCGCCACGCCGGAAGCCAAGACCGCGTTCCTGTTCACCCGTGTCGGCCTTGCCGGTTGCGATATGGGCGCCTGCGCGATCCTGCCGCGCATCATCGGCCAAGGCCGTGCCGCCGAACTGCTCTACACCGGCCGCACCATGACGGCCGCCGAAGGCGAGCGCTGGGGGTTCTACAACAGGCTCGTCGATGCCGCGGCGCTGGAAACCGACGCGCTCGACATGGCGGCACGCATCGTCTCCGGCCCGACCTTCGCCCACGGCATCACCAAAACGCAATTGAACCAGGAATGGTCGATGGGTCTCGACCAGGCGATCGAGGCGGAAGCGCAGGCGCAGGCGATCTGCATGCAGACGCACGATTTCGAGCGGGCGTATCGGGCTTTCGTCGACAAGCGAAAGCCAGTGTTCGAGGGGAATTGA
- a CDS encoding SDR family NAD(P)-dependent oxidoreductase — MIAGKHALVTGGGSGVGRAIALALAGAGIDVTICGRREAELARVASESDRIFGIAADVTDAAAMASLYQTAEAARGPFDIVVANAGMAGSTPAHKTTLADWQRTLDVNLTGAFLTVKPALAGMAARKAGRIVFIASTAGLKGYAYVAPYVAAKHGVVGLMRALAAEAAKSGVTVNAVCPGFVETEMLEESIQRIVEKTGRSAGEARSSLVSTNPQGRFIQPQEIAASVLWLCDDAAASITGQTISISGGETW, encoded by the coding sequence ATGATCGCCGGCAAGCATGCGCTGGTCACCGGTGGCGGCTCCGGCGTTGGCCGGGCCATCGCGCTGGCGCTTGCGGGTGCGGGCATCGACGTGACCATCTGCGGCCGGCGCGAAGCCGAACTTGCCAGGGTGGCCAGCGAAAGCGATCGCATTTTCGGCATCGCCGCCGACGTCACCGATGCGGCGGCGATGGCATCGCTTTACCAGACAGCGGAAGCCGCGCGCGGGCCCTTCGACATCGTCGTTGCCAATGCCGGCATGGCCGGCAGCACGCCGGCGCACAAGACCACGCTTGCCGACTGGCAGCGGACGCTCGACGTCAACCTGACCGGCGCCTTCCTGACGGTGAAACCGGCGCTGGCCGGCATGGCCGCGCGCAAGGCGGGCCGGATCGTCTTCATCGCTTCGACGGCAGGGCTGAAAGGCTACGCCTATGTCGCGCCTTATGTCGCCGCCAAGCATGGCGTCGTCGGTTTGATGCGGGCGCTCGCCGCCGAGGCGGCGAAGTCCGGCGTCACCGTGAACGCGGTTTGCCCAGGCTTTGTCGAAACGGAGATGTTGGAGGAGTCCATCCAGCGCATTGTCGAAAAGACCGGCCGCTCGGCCGGCGAGGCACGATCGAGCCTCGTCTCGACCAACCCGCAAGGCCGCTTCATCCAGCCGCAGGAGATTGCCGCCTCGGTGTTGTGGTTGTGCGACGATGCGGCGGCATCGATCACCGGACAGACCATTTCCATCTCAGGAGGCGAAACATGGTAG